A genomic segment from Flavobacterium sp. 9R encodes:
- a CDS encoding type IX secretion system membrane protein PorP/SprF, with protein sequence MKKILLFIAFFYGIHHELYAQAVQAEDGVVSFTLPIRTSLKYNRFVVNPTFSFVREQSTIASIFSKRQWVQFDNAPTTYFASYSGRFLENEGIGLGVFKQNYGVLTTFGALANFAHNVVLEQDSNLTFGLNLSAYKSGLDAGKVIANGVADPSLNNIPSNFLLTVSPGINYGTTFFDFGLALNNIVSYNFSTSNMLQDDPEKAVQAHIMYTGYLDTYGFFDKSKFSTLVRSEFKKDKTVLSGLAMFSIPMGVWAQAGYNTLYGISAGIGMNITSSISIEYNFEKGMGGFDAFGSSHDIVLAYKFKNKTYYYGDDEEEGALIKPSEAPSKPSTIQPKQSTLLSPVDKANLEAARKEAQAAREQMRLAKLKEIADAKAKAEADAKAKLTADAKAKADAEAQQKAALEKERLNKERLASEAKAKADAEAKAKAAVPTAAQKAAAEKARLAKLAADAKVKADAEAQQKSAELERQRQAKLAADAKAKADAEAAQKAAAEKARLAKLAADAKVKADAEAQQKAAADAKAKADAEAERLRQEKLAADAKAKADAEAAQKAAADAKAKADAEAERLRQEKLAADAKAKADAEAQQKAAADAKAKADAEAERLRQEKLAADAKAKADAEAQQKAAADAKAKAKADAEAERLRQEKLAADAKAKADAEAQQKAVADAKAKADAEAERLRQEKLAADAKAKADAEAAQKAAADAKAKADAEAAQKAAADAKAKADAEAERLRQEKLAADAKAKAEAEAAQKAAAEAKAKADAETERLRLAKLAADAKAIADAEAEKIRLAKLAAAAPLVKDESAKAIDNLAKQAEESSKMQQSLIAQLDQKVANKAKELRDMKEENDLSEQGIVREPQEIKSTSNDNAAIESLKSQIAALNKMQEDNIAKIKNLFDDRIKKGASATDALSVSYLKSIDQLKAEQAASVQSNSKLVQTLENIKVAVEIEKKRRIKRANSLNDTDRLAQDQATLKRIKETTKVSATPLKESDFDFGEEQSNMQIMKRVSNTPSGYYMIMAVHKDIAKRDAFLTKAVASGMKNVAFYYDANTSSYYIYSTMFDNLQEAQQEMKTKASNPSTSKMVIVKVEN encoded by the coding sequence ATGAAGAAAATTTTACTATTCATTGCTTTTTTTTATGGTATACACCACGAACTCTATGCTCAAGCTGTACAAGCTGAGGATGGGGTTGTTTCGTTTACACTACCTATTCGTACTTCTTTAAAGTACAATCGTTTTGTAGTAAACCCTACTTTTAGTTTTGTACGTGAACAAAGTACTATCGCTAGTATATTTAGTAAAAGACAGTGGGTACAATTTGATAATGCTCCCACTACTTATTTTGCTAGTTATTCAGGCCGATTTTTAGAAAATGAAGGTATAGGTTTGGGTGTTTTTAAGCAAAATTACGGTGTGCTTACTACTTTTGGTGCTTTGGCAAACTTTGCTCATAATGTAGTTTTAGAACAAGATAGCAATCTGACTTTTGGACTTAATTTAAGTGCTTATAAAAGCGGATTAGATGCTGGAAAAGTTATTGCAAATGGTGTAGCGGATCCTTCTTTAAACAATATTCCTTCCAATTTTCTTTTGACTGTTAGTCCTGGTATTAACTATGGTACTACTTTTTTTGATTTTGGTCTAGCTTTAAATAATATTGTAAGTTATAATTTTAGTACCTCTAATATGCTTCAGGATGATCCTGAAAAAGCGGTTCAAGCACATATTATGTACACAGGTTATTTGGACACTTATGGCTTTTTTGATAAAAGTAAATTTTCAACTTTAGTTCGATCTGAATTTAAAAAAGACAAAACGGTTCTTTCTGGATTAGCCATGTTTTCCATTCCGATGGGTGTTTGGGCACAGGCAGGCTATAATACATTATATGGCATTTCTGCAGGTATAGGTATGAACATTACTTCAAGTATATCTATTGAATATAATTTTGAGAAAGGAATGGGAGGTTTTGATGCCTTTGGTTCTTCACATGACATTGTTTTAGCATATAAGTTCAAAAACAAAACATATTATTATGGAGATGATGAGGAAGAAGGCGCTTTAATTAAACCAAGTGAAGCACCTTCTAAACCTTCTACTATTCAGCCTAAACAAAGTACATTATTATCCCCTGTGGATAAAGCTAATTTAGAAGCAGCAAGAAAAGAAGCTCAAGCAGCTAGAGAACAAATGCGTTTGGCTAAATTAAAAGAAATAGCTGATGCTAAAGCGAAAGCAGAGGCTGATGCCAAAGCGAAATTAACTGCAGATGCTAAAGCCAAAGCAGATGCTGAAGCCCAACAAAAAGCAGCTCTTGAAAAAGAGCGATTGAACAAAGAACGATTAGCGTCAGAGGCGAAAGCCAAAGCTGATGCTGAAGCAAAAGCTAAAGCAGCCGTACCAACAGCAGCACAAAAAGCAGCAGCAGAGAAAGCTCGTTTAGCTAAACTTGCAGCAGATGCAAAAGTAAAAGCAGATGCTGAAGCACAACAGAAATCAGCTGAATTAGAGCGTCAACGTCAGGCTAAATTAGCAGCTGATGCGAAAGCTAAAGCGGATGCAGAAGCAGCACAAAAAGCAGCAGCAGAGAAAGCTCGTTTAGCGAAATTAGCTGCGGATGCAAAAGTAAAAGCCGACGCAGAAGCACAGCAAAAAGCAGCAGCCGATGCGAAAGCTAAAGCGGATGCTGAGGCAGAACGTTTACGTCAAGAGAAACTAGCTGCAGATGCTAAAGCTAAAGCAGATGCTGAAGCCGCACAAAAAGCAGCAGCCGATGCGAAAGCGAAAGCCGATGCTGAAGCAGAGCGTTTACGTCAAGAGAAATTAGCTGCAGATGCTAAAGCTAAAGCAGATGCAGAAGCACAACAAAAAGCAGCAGCCGATGCGAAAGCTAAAGCGGATGCTGAAGCAGAACGTTTGCGTCAAGAGAAATTAGCTGCGGATGCAAAAGCGAAAGCAGATGCAGAAGCTCAGCAAAAAGCAGCAGCTGATGCGAAAGCTAAAGCTAAAGCTGATGCTGAAGCAGAACGTTTGCGTCAAGAGAAATTAGCTGCGGATGCAAAAGCGAAAGCAGACGCTGAAGCACAACAAAAAGCAGTAGCCGATGCGAAAGCTAAAGCGGATGCTGAGGCAGAACGTTTGCGTCAAGAGAAATTAGCAGCCGATGCGAAAGCTAAAGCAGACGCTGAAGCTGCACAAAAAGCAGCAGCCGATGCAAAAGCCAAAGCAGATGCAGAAGCCGCACAAAAAGCAGCAGCTGATGCGAAAGCCAAAGCAGATGCAGAAGCAGAACGTTTGCGTCAAGAGAAACTAGCAGCAGATGCTAAAGCCAAAGCAGAAGCAGAAGCCGCACAAAAAGCAGCAGCTGAAGCTAAAGCCAAAGCGGATGCTGAGACAGAACGTTTACGTCTAGCGAAATTAGCAGCGGATGCTAAAGCTATAGCGGATGCAGAAGCAGAGAAAATACGTTTGGCTAAATTAGCGGCAGCGGCTCCTTTAGTTAAAGATGAAAGTGCCAAAGCAATAGATAATTTAGCGAAACAAGCTGAGGAATCTAGCAAAATGCAACAATCGTTAATCGCACAGTTGGATCAAAAAGTAGCCAATAAAGCGAAAGAGTTGCGAGACATGAAAGAGGAAAATGATTTGAGTGAGCAAGGAATTGTGAGAGAGCCACAAGAAATTAAGAGCACCTCTAACGATAATGCAGCTATCGAATCGTTGAAATCTCAAATCGCGGCCTTGAACAAAATGCAAGAGGATAACATCGCAAAAATCAAGAACTTGTTTGATGATCGTATCAAAAAAGGAGCTAGCGCAACGGATGCTTTGAGTGTAAGTTACTTAAAATCGATTGATCAATTAAAAGCGGAACAAGCAGCTAGTGTTCAAAGCAATAGCAAATTGGTTCAAACTTTAGAGAATATTAAAGTAGCAGTTGAGATTGAGAAAAAACGTAGAATCAAACGTGCGAATTCGTTGAATGATACCGATCGATTGGCGCAAGATCAAGCTACTTTGAAACGTATTAAAGAAACCACCAAAGTAAGTGCAACACCACTTAAAGAAAGTGATTTTGATTTTGGTGAAGAGCAATCGAACATGCAAATTATGAAGCGTGTATCGAATACACCAAGTGGCTATTACATGATTATGGCGGTACATAAAGATATTGCTAAACGTGACGCCTTCTTAACGAAAGCCGTTGCTTCAGGAATGAAAAATGTGGCTTTCTATTATGACGCCAACACTAGTAGTTATTATATCTACAGTACAATGTTCGATAATTTGCAAGAAGCACAGCAAGAAATGAAAACAAAAGCAAGTAATCCATCTACTAGTAAAATGGTAATTGTAAAAGTGGAAAACTAA